From Miscanthus floridulus cultivar M001 chromosome 15, ASM1932011v1, whole genome shotgun sequence, the proteins below share one genomic window:
- the LOC136508965 gene encoding probable staphylococcal-like nuclease CAN2 isoform X1 translates to MGNILRCFTGGDNHGDDHYRPHYHPTSEPGIILHSGWGSPPRFQPDHHQLGPHGGVASLVQDLFNFESTSMVPEALRNNVTSSKKAQVKWYRNILEAYKNCSPPPKTAAEAARLVAAALSRIQRADLEGFLAFYNLLIPSFSSASTSSDYQPSSLPEGIQFVLNTLPVHNKCIGDGDGFTAYVDTADPRESANVPLEVHEMVIERTQARIDRDYQTADALLRSLNEAGYKIITILGEEILAKKYRIRMRGIDAPELKMASGKESRNALVKLIGVKRVTIYVYGQDQFGRYVGDIYCDNVFIQVKHELCSHNLWFYGFNYDVINVCLDSGVFQEQMLKSGHVWLFKTYDKRPEFAQWEREARAACRGLFASENPEKPWDWRRDQRNANIPVY, encoded by the exons ATGGGGAACATCCTCAGGTGCTTCACGGGGGGAGACAACCATGGTGACGATCACTATCGTCCCCACTATCATCCAACCTCCGAGCCCGGCATCATACTACATAGCGGCTGGGGCTCTCCGCCTCGTTTCCAGCCTGACCATCACCAGCTAGGTCCCCATGGCGGCGTCGCCTCCCTGGTTCAGGACCTCTTCAACTTCGAATCCACATCCATG GTACCTGAAGCGCTCAGAAATAATGTTACATCATCCAAGAAAGCCCAGGTTAAATG GTACCGGAATATTTTGGAGGCATATAAGAACTGCAGTCCCCCACCAAAAACAGCAGCCGAGGCCGCCCGACTAGTTGCAGCAGCTCTAAGCAGGATTCAGAGAGCTGATTTGGAG GGTTTTCTTGCATTTTACAACCTCCTGATCCCATCATTCTCTTCAGCATCAACATCCTCGGACTACCAACCATCCTCGCTACCAGAGGGCATACAGTTTGTGCTGAACACTTTGCCG GTTCACAACAAGTGCATTGGAGATGGTGATGGATTTACTGCCTATGTTGACACAGCAGACCCGAGGGAGTCTGCGAATGTGCCACTAGAAGTCCATGAGATGGTGATTGAAAGGACTCAAGCACGCATTGATAGGGATTACCAGACGGCCGATGCTCTTCTTAGGAGCCTCAACGAAGCAGGATATAA GATAATAACCATTTTAGGAGAAGAGATCCTTGCAAAGAAATACAGAATCAGAATGAG GGGCATCGATGCACCAGAGCTTAAAATGGCTAGTGGGAAGGAATCGAGGAATGCATTAGTGAAGCTAATTGGAGTGAAAAGGGTCACAATTTATGTGTATGGACAGGACCAGTTTGGGCGTTATGTGGGTGACATATATTGTGATAATGTGTTCATCCAGGTGAAACATGAACTATGTTCACACAACCTATGGTTTTACGGCTTCAATTATGATGTGATCAATGTGTGTCTGGACTCTGGAGTCTTTCAGGAGCAAATGCTAAAGAGTGGTCATGTATGGCTTTTCAAGACTTACGATAAGCGCCCAGAGTTTGCGCAG TGGGAGAGAGAGGCAAGAGCTGCATGTCGA
- the LOC136508965 gene encoding probable staphylococcal-like nuclease CAN2 isoform X4 produces MGNILRCFTGGDNHGDDHYRPHYHPTSEPGIILHSGWGSPPRFQPDHHQLGPHGGVASLVQDLFNFESTSMVPEALRNNVTSSKKAQVKWYRNILEAYKNCSPPPKTAAEAARLVAAALSRIQRADLEGFLAFYNLLIPSFSSASTSSDYQPSSLPEGIQFVLNTLPVHNKCIGDGDGFTAYVDTADPRESANVPLEVHEMVIERTQARIDRDYQTADALLRSLNEAGYKGIDAPELKMASGKESRNALVKLIGVKRVTIYVYGQDQFGRYVGDIYCDNVFIQEQMLKSGHVWLFKTYDKRPEFAQWEREARAACRGLFASENPEKPWDWRRDQRNANIPVY; encoded by the exons ATGGGGAACATCCTCAGGTGCTTCACGGGGGGAGACAACCATGGTGACGATCACTATCGTCCCCACTATCATCCAACCTCCGAGCCCGGCATCATACTACATAGCGGCTGGGGCTCTCCGCCTCGTTTCCAGCCTGACCATCACCAGCTAGGTCCCCATGGCGGCGTCGCCTCCCTGGTTCAGGACCTCTTCAACTTCGAATCCACATCCATG GTACCTGAAGCGCTCAGAAATAATGTTACATCATCCAAGAAAGCCCAGGTTAAATG GTACCGGAATATTTTGGAGGCATATAAGAACTGCAGTCCCCCACCAAAAACAGCAGCCGAGGCCGCCCGACTAGTTGCAGCAGCTCTAAGCAGGATTCAGAGAGCTGATTTGGAG GGTTTTCTTGCATTTTACAACCTCCTGATCCCATCATTCTCTTCAGCATCAACATCCTCGGACTACCAACCATCCTCGCTACCAGAGGGCATACAGTTTGTGCTGAACACTTTGCCG GTTCACAACAAGTGCATTGGAGATGGTGATGGATTTACTGCCTATGTTGACACAGCAGACCCGAGGGAGTCTGCGAATGTGCCACTAGAAGTCCATGAGATGGTGATTGAAAGGACTCAAGCACGCATTGATAGGGATTACCAGACGGCCGATGCTCTTCTTAGGAGCCTCAACGAAGCAGGATATAA GGGCATCGATGCACCAGAGCTTAAAATGGCTAGTGGGAAGGAATCGAGGAATGCATTAGTGAAGCTAATTGGAGTGAAAAGGGTCACAATTTATGTGTATGGACAGGACCAGTTTGGGCGTTATGTGGGTGACATATATTGTGATAATGTGTTCATCCAG GAGCAAATGCTAAAGAGTGGTCATGTATGGCTTTTCAAGACTTACGATAAGCGCCCAGAGTTTGCGCAG TGGGAGAGAGAGGCAAGAGCTGCATGTCGA
- the LOC136508965 gene encoding probable staphylococcal-like nuclease CAN2 isoform X3, whose amino-acid sequence MGNILRCFTGGDNHGDDHYRPHYHPTSEPGIILHSGWGSPPRFQPDHHQLGPHGGVASLVQDLFNFESTSMVPEALRNNVTSSKKAQVKWYRNILEAYKNCSPPPKTAAEAARLVAAALSRIQRADLEGFLAFYNLLIPSFSSASTSSDYQPSSLPEGIQFVLNTLPVHNKCIGDGDGFTAYVDTADPRESANVPLEVHEMVIERTQARIDRDYQTADALLRSLNEAGYKIITILGEEILAKKYRIRMRGIDAPELKMASGKESRNALVKLIGVKRVTIYVYGQDQFGRYVGDIYCDNVFIQEQMLKSGHVWLFKTYDKRPEFAQWEREARAACRGLFASENPEKPWDWRRDQRNANIPVY is encoded by the exons ATGGGGAACATCCTCAGGTGCTTCACGGGGGGAGACAACCATGGTGACGATCACTATCGTCCCCACTATCATCCAACCTCCGAGCCCGGCATCATACTACATAGCGGCTGGGGCTCTCCGCCTCGTTTCCAGCCTGACCATCACCAGCTAGGTCCCCATGGCGGCGTCGCCTCCCTGGTTCAGGACCTCTTCAACTTCGAATCCACATCCATG GTACCTGAAGCGCTCAGAAATAATGTTACATCATCCAAGAAAGCCCAGGTTAAATG GTACCGGAATATTTTGGAGGCATATAAGAACTGCAGTCCCCCACCAAAAACAGCAGCCGAGGCCGCCCGACTAGTTGCAGCAGCTCTAAGCAGGATTCAGAGAGCTGATTTGGAG GGTTTTCTTGCATTTTACAACCTCCTGATCCCATCATTCTCTTCAGCATCAACATCCTCGGACTACCAACCATCCTCGCTACCAGAGGGCATACAGTTTGTGCTGAACACTTTGCCG GTTCACAACAAGTGCATTGGAGATGGTGATGGATTTACTGCCTATGTTGACACAGCAGACCCGAGGGAGTCTGCGAATGTGCCACTAGAAGTCCATGAGATGGTGATTGAAAGGACTCAAGCACGCATTGATAGGGATTACCAGACGGCCGATGCTCTTCTTAGGAGCCTCAACGAAGCAGGATATAA GATAATAACCATTTTAGGAGAAGAGATCCTTGCAAAGAAATACAGAATCAGAATGAG GGGCATCGATGCACCAGAGCTTAAAATGGCTAGTGGGAAGGAATCGAGGAATGCATTAGTGAAGCTAATTGGAGTGAAAAGGGTCACAATTTATGTGTATGGACAGGACCAGTTTGGGCGTTATGTGGGTGACATATATTGTGATAATGTGTTCATCCAG GAGCAAATGCTAAAGAGTGGTCATGTATGGCTTTTCAAGACTTACGATAAGCGCCCAGAGTTTGCGCAG TGGGAGAGAGAGGCAAGAGCTGCATGTCGA
- the LOC136508965 gene encoding probable staphylococcal-like nuclease CAN2 isoform X2: protein MGNILRCFTGGDNHGDDHYRPHYHPTSEPGIILHSGWGSPPRFQPDHHQLGPHGGVASLVQDLFNFESTSMVPEALRNNVTSSKKAQVKWYRNILEAYKNCSPPPKTAAEAARLVAAALSRIQRADLEGFLAFYNLLIPSFSSASTSSDYQPSSLPEGIQFVLNTLPVHNKCIGDGDGFTAYVDTADPRESANVPLEVHEMVIERTQARIDRDYQTADALLRSLNEAGYKGIDAPELKMASGKESRNALVKLIGVKRVTIYVYGQDQFGRYVGDIYCDNVFIQVKHELCSHNLWFYGFNYDVINVCLDSGVFQEQMLKSGHVWLFKTYDKRPEFAQWEREARAACRGLFASENPEKPWDWRRDQRNANIPVY, encoded by the exons ATGGGGAACATCCTCAGGTGCTTCACGGGGGGAGACAACCATGGTGACGATCACTATCGTCCCCACTATCATCCAACCTCCGAGCCCGGCATCATACTACATAGCGGCTGGGGCTCTCCGCCTCGTTTCCAGCCTGACCATCACCAGCTAGGTCCCCATGGCGGCGTCGCCTCCCTGGTTCAGGACCTCTTCAACTTCGAATCCACATCCATG GTACCTGAAGCGCTCAGAAATAATGTTACATCATCCAAGAAAGCCCAGGTTAAATG GTACCGGAATATTTTGGAGGCATATAAGAACTGCAGTCCCCCACCAAAAACAGCAGCCGAGGCCGCCCGACTAGTTGCAGCAGCTCTAAGCAGGATTCAGAGAGCTGATTTGGAG GGTTTTCTTGCATTTTACAACCTCCTGATCCCATCATTCTCTTCAGCATCAACATCCTCGGACTACCAACCATCCTCGCTACCAGAGGGCATACAGTTTGTGCTGAACACTTTGCCG GTTCACAACAAGTGCATTGGAGATGGTGATGGATTTACTGCCTATGTTGACACAGCAGACCCGAGGGAGTCTGCGAATGTGCCACTAGAAGTCCATGAGATGGTGATTGAAAGGACTCAAGCACGCATTGATAGGGATTACCAGACGGCCGATGCTCTTCTTAGGAGCCTCAACGAAGCAGGATATAA GGGCATCGATGCACCAGAGCTTAAAATGGCTAGTGGGAAGGAATCGAGGAATGCATTAGTGAAGCTAATTGGAGTGAAAAGGGTCACAATTTATGTGTATGGACAGGACCAGTTTGGGCGTTATGTGGGTGACATATATTGTGATAATGTGTTCATCCAGGTGAAACATGAACTATGTTCACACAACCTATGGTTTTACGGCTTCAATTATGATGTGATCAATGTGTGTCTGGACTCTGGAGTCTTTCAGGAGCAAATGCTAAAGAGTGGTCATGTATGGCTTTTCAAGACTTACGATAAGCGCCCAGAGTTTGCGCAG TGGGAGAGAGAGGCAAGAGCTGCATGTCGA